Proteins from a single region of Theobroma cacao cultivar B97-61/B2 unplaced genomic scaffold, Criollo_cocoa_genome_V2, whole genome shotgun sequence:
- the LOC18603945 gene encoding uncharacterized protein LOC18603945, whose protein sequence is MQISEEEKMSPRFKAFKIKSYLKAFNLWDTVETRTEPVLRNANPTIAQLKQHEEDIAKRSCNQLGHVEKVCKNKGATFDEKATIDEKVEASDEVLFMVMKANPPHSTGVTNQKFRFVMVKSETLKNFLKFRNLMENQANSSIKILKSDNGNEFTFVEFERFLSQLGISHQLTVTYNPQQNGVYERKNKTVMELTRCLLFQKGLPKSFWVEAVNTTNYLLNLTLTRALGDKTP, encoded by the exons GCGTTCAAGATAAAGTCCTATCTTAAGGCCTTTAATCTTTGGGATACAGTGGAGACTAGGACTGAGCCAGTACTGAGGAATGCCAACCCCACCATAGCTCAACTCAAGCAGCATGAAGAAGACATTGCTAAGAG GTCATGCAATCAGCTTGGACATGTGGAAAAGGTATGTAAGAATAAAGGTGCAACCTTTGATGAGAAAGCAACtattgatgaaaaagttgAAGCCTCTGATGAAGTTTTGTTTATG GTGATGAAAGCAAATCCACCACACTCAACAGGAGTTACAAATCAAAAGTTTAGATTTGTGATG gtTAAGTCTGAAACTCTGAAGAACTTTCTTAAGTTCAGAAATCTAATGGAGAATCAAGCAAACTCATCTATCAAAATTCTCAAAAGTGATAATGGTAATGAGTTCACTTTTGTagaatttgaaagatttttatCTCAACTTGGCATAAGTCATCAGCTGACTGTGACATATAATCCACAGCAAAATGGAGTATATgagagaaagaacaaaactGTCATGGAGCTGACTAGGTGTCTACTATTTCAGAAAGGATTGCCTAAGTCATTTTGGGTAGAAGCTGTAAACACAACAAATTATTTGTTGAACTTGACTCTAACAAGGGCACTTGGAGACAAAACTCCTTAG